The Roseibium sp. Sym1 nucleotide sequence GGCGGAGCCGTTGACCTGGTGCAACCTCGCGATTGCCGCCAGCGGGCGCAGGGCATAAAGGTGGTACTCCAGCGCCTTGGAACCGCGGCGCAACTCGCCGGGCAGCAGCCCGTTGGCGTCCACCTGACAGGACCCGATCTCGAAACTCCTGCGGCCCCAGGCCACCAGGTCCTGATCTTCGAGGACAACACCAATCGCTATCACCGAAAGGCCGGCCCAATATCTGTGATTGTTGGTGCGGGACTTGGGACCGAGGCGCATGGCGTAGGCCTCGATCGTGCTGTCGGCGATCTTGCGCAGCCAGGCATCGTAGTTGGCGCGTCGCTCATTGCTGAGTTCGACCTTTTGCGACACTTCATGCAATGCGAGCACGGCCTCGGCGACCCAGCGGTCCCGGCTCAGGACGGCGTCGGAGGTTTGCATGTCCGTCAGGGCATCGGCCCGAGCCCAGGAGTCCAGGCTTTTCAGGACACATTCCGCGCGAGCCTCCGCAACAGCAGACGTCGCGGATTTGGCATAGGCGACATTCGTCAGGAGCCTCACCGAGTTGCGGATCGGCTGCACCTGGCTTTTGCGCTTCTTATGCGCCAGCGGATCGATGGTTGACCGGGACTTGTCTGCCTGGTCGTATTTGGAATAGGTCGCGAGCTGGGCCGGCGGGGCCGGAGCGAGAAGGCAGTCCGGCACGTTGGCCTCAACCCGCGGAGCCTTGTCGCGGCGCAGCTGGAGGGGGCTGCCACCGAGCAGCGCCGCCAACCGGACCGCGGCGGAGCTCTTTTTCGGCACTTGCGCGGCCGGCGCTTGCTCCGCCTGCGGAAACAGCGCGTGCGGTGCTTCGATGCGATTGCCGCCAGCCTCGATACCCTGTCCGACAGGTTGCTGCGGCTCCGCGCCTGCGCGGTCATACCCGGTGTCCGTCAGGAGGGACGCGACCAGCCAGCCTTTGGCGGCACCTTGGCGCCCGTCCGCCGTGCCGTCCTCCGCAAACACGCTGGACCCCAGGCAAACAGACATCATCAAATTTACAAAAACAAAACTCTTGAAACGGAATTTCATTCGTTCGCTCCGCACTATTTGGCACGGAACGTAGCTTCAAGCTCGAAATATCCGATTGAGCGAAACTCTAAAATTTTAGGGATCCGACAATTTGACGATGTAATTTTTTGTAAAGATAAAGTTTTATCTAAATTGCGACTTGGCGCCGCGAAATTGTCGCTTGCGATTACCGGTCTCAAGCCTATTCGCCACTTGCCCTCCTCCAGGGTCGCCCCGGCAACAGCCTCGATCCGGTCGCCGCCCCGGACGTTCTGCGCAAGGCGCTGGAAGGTTTCCAAGGTCCCGCGTGAGGCCCAGGCACCACTCGAGCGGTAGGTGACGGGGTGCCGGGGTTCCTACAAGGCCTTGCCGTAAATCCCGAGCGCGGCCTCATAGGTCATCTCACGGGGATTGTTGACCAGGAGCCGGGTCTGTTTCATGGCGTCCTCCGCAAGGGTCGGCAGATTGTTGTGGCTCACGCCAACTTCCGAAAGCCTGGTCTGCATGCCAAGCTCCGGCCCCAGCTCCATGAAGCCCGTCACCATGCCTTCGACCATTTGCCGGGCGGGTTTGCCGGCAAGCTCGGGAAAGATGATCGGAGCGATTTCGGCGTAGAGCTTCTCGGCCTCCGGTGCGTTGTATTCCAGCACGTATGGCAGAACGAGCGCATTGGACAGTCCGTGGGGAACGTGGAAATGCCCTCCGAGCGGATAGGCCAGGGCATGCACCGCTGCCACCGGCGCATTGGCGAAGGCCATGCCGGCGAGCATCGATCCCAGAAGCATCGCGCTGCGGGCGTCACGGTCCCGAGGGCTGTGGCAGGCCGTTCGGATATTGGCCCCCAGCAATTCCAGCGCTTGCCGGGCAAGGCAGTCCGACACCACGTTCTTCCTGTGCCTGGAAGTATAAGCTTCGATGGCGTGCACCATGGCGTCGATGCCGGTTGCCGCCGTCACCGGTGCCGGCAGCCCCACTGTCAGTTCGGCGTCGAGGATGGCCCAGTCCGGCAGCAATTGCGGGGAAACAACCCCCTTTTTCTCGGATGTCGGCGTTGTCACGATGGAGATCGGCGTCACCTCGGACCCCGTGCCCGCGGTCGTCGGGGCGAGCACCAGCGGCAATCTTTCGCCCTTGACGAGGCCTACGCCGTACATCTCCCCGATCGGCTGATCGGTGTTGAGGAGCACCGCGATCAACTTGGCGGTGTCCATCGACGAGCCGCCGCCGACCGACACGACGCCGTCGACATTCTCCGCCCGGGCTTGCTCGACGGCGCCCAGGATTACCGTTTCCGGTGGATCGGCCAGAACGCCGGAAAACGTCCACACGTCCACGCCCGCGGCCTCAAGGCCATCGAGCGCCTGCCGGGCCAGTCCAAGCTCAAGGATGATCGCGTCTGTCACGAAGGCGACCTTTCGGCAGCCCATTCCGGCCAGTATCTCCCCGATCTTCGCGGTCGCGCCAACCTCGCACAGGACCGAGCGGGTGGTCTGGAAGCTGAACGGATTCATGGTCTTGTCCCCTTTGCGCCATGCCCGGCCCTCGAACCTTTTCAGGCCTCTTGATCCCCGGACGGAATGAAGCGCAGGGAAGCAGCCGCGATGCGCGCAGTGTTCGGAATATTGTCGACCGCGTCAATTCATCCAGACCGCGAATCCGGTCTTGACGGTGGACATTATGGCCGGCACCTGAGGGACGCAGTCTTTCAATGGGTCAGGTAAGTGTCACGGCAAAGAGCAGGCTGACGGCGGACAGAAGCACCAGGCTGGCGCTGACCCCGAGGATCAGTCTCGGACCGATCTTCAATAACCGGCGCAAATCGACGCTGAGGCCCAGCCCGGCCATGGCCACGACAAAGAGCGCGCGCGAAACATCCGACGTCAGTGTTTCAACCGGATCGGGGACATAACCCAGGTTGTTCATCAGGGCAGCCAGGAGGAAGCCCGGTATGAACCAGGGCAGTGTCCGGATCAGGCTGCCGCGTGGTTCCGCCTGAACCTGGTGACGGTTTTCACGCTTGCGCAGCAGCAGCGGCGCGACCAGGACCGCGGGAACGAGCATCAGCACGCGCATCAGCTTGACGGCCGTGCCCACCTGGGCGCTGAGCATGCTGACAGGCGCGGTCGCGGCCACGACCTGCGGAACCGCATAGACCGTCAGTCCGGCGAAGGTTCCGAACTGGAACGTGCTCAGACCGATGACCGGCGCCATGACGGGCAAGGCGATGACAAACGCGACGCCGAGAATGGAACTGAAGGTGATTGCGGCAACCACGTCCTCGTTGCCCGCATGCACGACAGGGGCGACCGCGGCGATCGCCGCATTCCCGCAAATGGCGTTTCCGCAGGCGACCAGCACGGCCAGGTCCTCGGGCAGGCCAATCGCCCTGCAGATCGCGAAACTGGTCACGATCATGACAACGACGAAGGACATGACCATGCCGACAAAGGCCAGGTTGCTGCCTTCGAAAACGCTCAGGTCTATGGAAAAGCCGAGCAGGAAGACGGCGACCTCGAGCACCGAGACTGTCCCGCAGCGGATGCCGGGGGCGCAGGCCTGCGGAATGCGGACAAAGGTTCTTATGCAGAACCCCAGCACGATGGCAGCGGTAAAGGGATCGATCAGCCGCACGCCCGCAAGAAGACTTCCGGCCTTGCCGATGCCGGCCGCAAGGGCGCTGACGACAAGACACAGGAGAAGTCCCGGCAGGAGCCCGGACATGGCCCGGGTCTTCATCCCGCGAAGGCCCTTTCGATGACGAATTCGGCCGGACGGTTGTTGGCGCCCTCGGTGAGCCCCGCCTTTTCCAGCAGCGCCTTGGTGTCCTTGAGCATTTCCGCGGAACCGCAGATCATGCCCCGGTCCGTTGCCGGGTCCAGGGGCGGCACGCCGAGGTCGTCGAACAGCTTGCCGTTCCCGATCAGGTCGGTGATCCGGCCCTGAAAAGGATACTCCTCGCGGGTGACGGAATTGTAGAGCCTGAGTTTCGAGGTATCGAACAGCTCGTTGAGCATTTCGTCCTGCTTGACCGCCTCGACCAGGTCCTGGCCGTATTTGAGCTCCGCCACTTCCCGGCAGGAATGGGTCAGGATCAACTCGTCGAATTTTTCGTAGGTTTCCGGATCCCGGATCACGCTGGCGAAGGGCGCAATGCCCGTGCCGGTCGAGAACATGTAGAGCCGGCGCCCGGCCACCAGTGCGTCGTTGACCAGTGTCCCCGTCGGCTTCTTGCGCATCAGGATCGCGTCGCCCGGCTGGATCTTCTGCAGGTGCGCCGTCAACGGGCCGTCGGGCACCTTGATGGAAAAGAACTCCATGTCCTCCGCCCAGGACGGACTGGCGATCGAATAGGCCCGGAACACGGGTTTGCCCTCGATCATCAGCCCGATCATGACGAACTCGCCCGAGCGGAACCGGAACCCGGCGGGACGGGTCATGTGAAAATGGAACAGCCGGTTGGTGTAATGGGTGACCTTGGTGACGGTTTCGACAAAGGTGCCCGCAGGTGCGCAGGCTTCCAGCTCTTCGGGGCGGGTCATGACATTCATGGCAAGCTCTCTCGGTTGGATCGGGTTCGCGGCGCGGGGGCCGGGTGAGCGGGCGGATACTTCCGTGTTCAGGCGGCTTTTTCGCTCAGTTGCTCGAGTTTGCCACCAACGCCATTCCAGTCCTCGGCATCCGGCAGGGCGTCGATCTTTTCGGTGATGACCGGCCAGAGGGCGGCGTATTTGGCATTGAGATCGATCCATTTCTGCGCTTCCGGATCGGTGTCGGCCAGGATGGCCTCGGCGGGGCATTCCGGTTCACAGACGCCGCAATCGATGCACTCGTCCGGATTGATGACGAGCATGTTCTCGCCCTCATAGAAGCAGTCGACCGGACAGACTTCGACACAGTCGGTGTATTTGCACCGGATGCAGTTTTCAGTGACGACAAAGGTCATTGGCCCCTCCGTTTTGATGAACTTTCGCCGTTATTGCGGTCCTTTTCCGAATTGTCGGTCAATTAGTTGCTATTGGCGTCTGCGGGCGTGTGGTCAGCTGCTTTCATCAAAGGCAAGGAGCTGAAACCCGTGATCCCGACCCCATCAGAACCAACCGTCCCCCTTCCCTCGCCCGACCGGCTGAGAAACTGTGAAGGCCCGGAGGAAATCCGGGTGACCGGCAAAGGCGCAGGATTGAAGCTGACCTGGCCGGACGGTCAGGTGCTTTCCTTCACCGCGCCGTTTTTGCGGGACAACAGCCAGTCGGCGCGAAGCAAGAAACTGAAACTTTCGGGCCTGGCCGTTCCGGCTGCCGCGGACCTGTCGATCAGCGCAGTTCGCCCGATCGGTTCCTACGCGATCAACATCGTCTTTTCCGACGGGTATGACCGCGCGATCTATCCCTGGGCCTATCTGCTGGACCTTGCCCAAACAGTGCAGCCCGCCCCGGAAAACAGCCCTCTGACACCAAATGATTTTCTGAAGGGCAATTAGTTGACCGACCGGCCGTGAGCGCCGGTCCTAGTCTGAATGCAATTGCTGGAGAGAGTGGAGACAGGCATGGATGACCTTCGTGCAGGATTGAATGAAGTGGATTGCGACCTGCTGGTGATCGGCGGCGGCACGGCCGGGCCGATGGCGGCCTACAGGGCGCGGAAGAAGAACCCGAACGCCAAGGTCATCCTGCTGGAAAAGGCCAACGTGAAACGGTCCGGCGCCATTTCCATGGGCATGGACGGCCTCAACAACGCGGTCATTCCCGGGCACTCGACGCCCGAGCAGTACACCAAGGAAATCACCATCGCCAATGACGGCATCGTCGACCAGGCGGCCGTCTACAAATATGCCCAGAACTGCTACGGCATCATCGAGGAGCTCGACCAGTTCGGCATCAGGTTCCAGAAGGACGAGAACGGCGAATACGACGTCAAGAAGGTTCACCACATGGGAACCTACGTCCTGCCGATGCCCAATGGCGACACCGTCAAGAAGGCGCTTTACCGTCAGCTGCGCCGGGCGCGCGTGCTGATTTCCAACCGCTACATGGCGACACGCCTGCTGACGGGAAAGAGCGGCCGCGCCGCCGGCGCGATCGCCGTCAACACCCGTACGGGCGAGTTCCTGGTGATCAAGGCCAAGGCCGTGATCATGTGCATGGGGGCCGCCGGCCGTCTCGGCCTGCCGACATCCGGTTATCTGTACGGCACCTACGAGAACCCGACGAATTCCGGGGAAGGCTATTCCATGGCCTATCACGCGGGTGCCAAGCTCGCGAACCTGGAGTGTTTCCAGATCAACCCGTTGATCAAGGACTATAATGGCCCCGCCTGTGCCTATGTGGCGGGTCCTTTCGGGGGCTATACCGCCAACTCGAAAAACGAACGATTTATCGAATGCGACTACTGGTCCGGCCAGATGATGCAGGAGTTCTACAACGAACTGCAGTCCGGCAAGGGACCGGTGTTCCTCAAGCTCAACCACCTGCACAAGGATACCGCCGATCACATCGAGCACATCCTGCACACGGTTGAGCGGCCGAGCCGCGGCCGCTTCCACGAGCAGCGCGGCACGAAATATTCCGAGCAGATGATCGAGATGCACATCTCGGAAATCGGATTCTGCTCCGGACACTCGGCCTCCGGGGTTTATGTCGACGAGTTCGCCCGCACCACCGTGCCAGGCCTCTATGCCGCCGGAGACATGGCGAGCGTCCCGCACAACTACATGCTGGGCGCGTTTACAAACGGTGCGATCGCGGGCGAACACGCTATCGAGTTCGCAGACGACGTCGATTTCGACGAATTCGACGACGCTGCGATCTCCCTCGAGCAGGAGCGTGTTCTGGCGCCGACAAGGCGCGACGACGGCATTCCACCGAACCAGATCGAATACAAGATCCGCCGCCTGGTGAACGACTACCTGCAGCCGCCGAAGGTGACGGCCAAATACGAGCTTTGCCAGGCCCGTCTTGCCGAGGTGCGCGAGGACATGGAAACCCAGATGATGGCCCGGGACGCGCACGAACTGATGCGGTCCATGGAAGTTACCAGCATCCTCGACTGCGCCGATATGGCCGCACATGCCTCGCTCTACCGGGCGGAGAGCCGCTGGGGCCTGTACCACTGGCGCTCGGACTATCCGGACTCCAATGACACGGACTGGAAATGCCACGTGCTCCTGTCCAAGCAGGGCGGCGCCATGACCTGCGAGAAAAAGGAGGTCGCGCCCTACATCATCCCGATCGCCGAGGATGAGAAGGACGCCTACTACAAACAACGCATCTCGGCCCAGGCCTGACCCGAAAGAACGGAGACACATATG carries:
- a CDS encoding alginate lyase family protein, with amino-acid sequence MMSVCLGSSVFAEDGTADGRQGAAKGWLVASLLTDTGYDRAGAEPQQPVGQGIEAGGNRIEAPHALFPQAEQAPAAQVPKKSSAAVRLAALLGGSPLQLRRDKAPRVEANVPDCLLAPAPPAQLATYSKYDQADKSRSTIDPLAHKKRKSQVQPIRNSVRLLTNVAYAKSATSAVAEARAECVLKSLDSWARADALTDMQTSDAVLSRDRWVAEAVLALHEVSQKVELSNERRANYDAWLRKIADSTIEAYAMRLGPKSRTNNHRYWAGLSVIAIGVVLEDQDLVAWGRRSFEIGSCQVDANGLLPGELRRGSKALEYHLYALRPLAAIARLHQVNGSAEGLKCFDGFQRLQQTMQKAMKDPADFERYSGMRQKVKVSETSYSAALQFQQLGI
- a CDS encoding iron-containing alcohol dehydrogenase, encoding MNPFSFQTTRSVLCEVGATAKIGEILAGMGCRKVAFVTDAIILELGLARQALDGLEAAGVDVWTFSGVLADPPETVILGAVEQARAENVDGVVSVGGGSSMDTAKLIAVLLNTDQPIGEMYGVGLVKGERLPLVLAPTTAGTGSEVTPISIVTTPTSEKKGVVSPQLLPDWAILDAELTVGLPAPVTAATGIDAMVHAIEAYTSRHRKNVVSDCLARQALELLGANIRTACHSPRDRDARSAMLLGSMLAGMAFANAPVAAVHALAYPLGGHFHVPHGLSNALVLPYVLEYNAPEAEKLYAEIAPIIFPELAGKPARQMVEGMVTGFMELGPELGMQTRLSEVGVSHNNLPTLAEDAMKQTRLLVNNPREMTYEAALGIYGKAL
- a CDS encoding YeiH family protein; translation: MSGLLPGLLLCLVVSALAAGIGKAGSLLAGVRLIDPFTAAIVLGFCIRTFVRIPQACAPGIRCGTVSVLEVAVFLLGFSIDLSVFEGSNLAFVGMVMSFVVVMIVTSFAICRAIGLPEDLAVLVACGNAICGNAAIAAVAPVVHAGNEDVVAAITFSSILGVAFVIALPVMAPVIGLSTFQFGTFAGLTVYAVPQVVAATAPVSMLSAQVGTAVKLMRVLMLVPAVLVAPLLLRKRENRHQVQAEPRGSLIRTLPWFIPGFLLAALMNNLGYVPDPVETLTSDVSRALFVVAMAGLGLSVDLRRLLKIGPRLILGVSASLVLLSAVSLLFAVTLT
- a CDS encoding ferredoxin--NADP reductase: MNVMTRPEELEACAPAGTFVETVTKVTHYTNRLFHFHMTRPAGFRFRSGEFVMIGLMIEGKPVFRAYSIASPSWAEDMEFFSIKVPDGPLTAHLQKIQPGDAILMRKKPTGTLVNDALVAGRRLYMFSTGTGIAPFASVIRDPETYEKFDELILTHSCREVAELKYGQDLVEAVKQDEMLNELFDTSKLRLYNSVTREEYPFQGRITDLIGNGKLFDDLGVPPLDPATDRGMICGSAEMLKDTKALLEKAGLTEGANNRPAEFVIERAFAG
- the fdxA gene encoding ferredoxin FdxA, which translates into the protein MTFVVTENCIRCKYTDCVEVCPVDCFYEGENMLVINPDECIDCGVCEPECPAEAILADTDPEAQKWIDLNAKYAALWPVITEKIDALPDAEDWNGVGGKLEQLSEKAA
- a CDS encoding DUF971 domain-containing protein, producing MTGKGAGLKLTWPDGQVLSFTAPFLRDNSQSARSKKLKLSGLAVPAAADLSISAVRPIGSYAINIVFSDGYDRAIYPWAYLLDLAQTVQPAPENSPLTPNDFLKGN
- a CDS encoding fumarate reductase/succinate dehydrogenase flavoprotein subunit, translating into MDDLRAGLNEVDCDLLVIGGGTAGPMAAYRARKKNPNAKVILLEKANVKRSGAISMGMDGLNNAVIPGHSTPEQYTKEITIANDGIVDQAAVYKYAQNCYGIIEELDQFGIRFQKDENGEYDVKKVHHMGTYVLPMPNGDTVKKALYRQLRRARVLISNRYMATRLLTGKSGRAAGAIAVNTRTGEFLVIKAKAVIMCMGAAGRLGLPTSGYLYGTYENPTNSGEGYSMAYHAGAKLANLECFQINPLIKDYNGPACAYVAGPFGGYTANSKNERFIECDYWSGQMMQEFYNELQSGKGPVFLKLNHLHKDTADHIEHILHTVERPSRGRFHEQRGTKYSEQMIEMHISEIGFCSGHSASGVYVDEFARTTVPGLYAAGDMASVPHNYMLGAFTNGAIAGEHAIEFADDVDFDEFDDAAISLEQERVLAPTRRDDGIPPNQIEYKIRRLVNDYLQPPKVTAKYELCQARLAEVREDMETQMMARDAHELMRSMEVTSILDCADMAAHASLYRAESRWGLYHWRSDYPDSNDTDWKCHVLLSKQGGAMTCEKKEVAPYIIPIAEDEKDAYYKQRISAQA